The following proteins are encoded in a genomic region of Gemmatimonadaceae bacterium:
- a CDS encoding SIS domain-containing protein, translated as MSRVDHITRALHELSDTALRTAAEIGPQLDRAAEMVQETVARGGTLFFCGNGGSAADAQHLATEYVVRYTRNRAAYPAVALTTDTSLITAAGNDFGFDHIFERQVEALCRAGDLLVIHSTSGNSPNVLLAAAAARAKGVAVLAFSARDGGALLAAADHSVVIPTQRTDRAQELHLNIEHAICDLIEATL; from the coding sequence ATGTCGAGGGTCGATCACATCACTCGTGCGCTGCACGAGCTGTCGGACACCGCCCTGCGGACCGCGGCGGAGATCGGGCCGCAGCTGGACCGGGCGGCCGAGATGGTGCAGGAGACGGTCGCCCGCGGGGGCACGCTCTTCTTCTGCGGCAACGGCGGCAGTGCCGCCGACGCGCAGCACCTCGCGACGGAGTACGTCGTGCGGTACACGCGCAACCGCGCGGCGTATCCGGCCGTGGCGCTCACCACCGACACCTCACTGATCACCGCGGCCGGGAACGACTTCGGCTTCGACCACATCTTCGAGCGGCAGGTGGAGGCGCTCTGCCGCGCGGGTGACCTGCTGGTGATCCACTCCACGAGCGGGAACTCGCCGAACGTGCTGCTGGCCGCGGCCGCGGCGCGGGCGAAGGGGGTGGCCGTGCTGGCGTTCAGCGCGCGCGACGGCGGGGCGCTGCTCGCGGCGGCGGATCACTCGGTGGTGATCCCGACCCAGCGCACGGACCGGGCGCAGGAGCTGCACCTGAACATCGAGCATGCCATCTGCGACCTGATCGAGGCGACGCTATGA
- a CDS encoding SDR family oxidoreductase: MIDLRGRRVVVTGGGRGIGAAACVLFARAGADVVVGYRSRRTEAESVALECISYGVRAAAVAADLSQRGGADALCIAATATLGAIDIVVANAGFWPTAPEPIATMTDARWHDTAAQNYEAMFQVARAAARSVTDGGRIVFVSSTAGQRGEAFHADYAAAKGAMISLVKSIAIELAPRQVTVNAVAPGWVDTEAIAPVVFGSEAKRVAAAIPIGRMASPADIAGPIVFLASPLARHVTGEILNVNGGSVLCG, from the coding sequence ATGATCGACCTGCGGGGACGACGCGTGGTGGTGACCGGTGGCGGGCGGGGAATCGGCGCCGCGGCCTGCGTGCTGTTCGCGCGCGCCGGCGCCGACGTGGTGGTGGGCTACCGCTCCCGCCGCACCGAGGCGGAGTCGGTGGCGCTGGAGTGCATCTCGTACGGCGTGCGCGCGGCGGCGGTGGCGGCCGACCTCTCGCAGCGTGGCGGGGCGGATGCCCTCTGCATTGCGGCCACCGCCACGCTCGGCGCGATCGACATCGTGGTGGCGAACGCCGGCTTCTGGCCCACGGCGCCGGAGCCGATCGCGACGATGACGGATGCGCGGTGGCACGACACCGCCGCGCAGAACTACGAGGCGATGTTCCAGGTGGCGCGGGCGGCGGCGCGGAGCGTGACGGATGGCGGGCGCATCGTCTTCGTGAGCAGCACTGCGGGACAGCGCGGCGAGGCGTTCCACGCCGACTACGCGGCGGCGAAGGGGGCGATGATCTCGCTGGTGAAGTCGATCGCGATCGAGCTGGCGCCGCGCCAGGTGACGGTGAACGCCGTCGCGCCGGGTTGGGTGGACACCGAGGCGATCGCGCCGGTGGTGTTCGGCTCCGAGGCGAAGCGCGTGGCGGCGGCGATCCCGATCGGTCGGATGGCCTCGCCGGCGGACATCGCCGGCCCGATCGTCTTCCTCGCCAGTCCGCTGGCGCGGCACGTCACGGGGGAGATCCTGAACGTGAACGGCGGCAGCGTGCTGTGCGGGTGA
- a CDS encoding asparaginase produces MIAMVFTGGTISMRVDPLAGGAVPALDARDILAAAHGIEDLADLRIEEWGRFPGPHMDAERMWALRARLLELVDDPAVDGVVVTHGTDTIEETAYLVARSVLTEKPIVFTGAMRNLSELGWDGPANLVDAVRVATHAEARGYGVLLVMNGRAYSAVDVTKAHTHVLDAFESPGLGPVAEVDDEAVIFRRALPVQRPVLTPDAPATPVDIVGAWAGADGRLLDAVLPTARGVVIAALGRGNLPILMADAVGRWRDAGKPVVITSRTGRGRVGRTYGYPGGGKRLGELGTIFAGAQRATQARIDLMLALGAGLSGDALAAVFAGS; encoded by the coding sequence ATGATCGCGATGGTGTTCACCGGCGGGACGATCTCGATGCGCGTGGATCCCCTCGCCGGCGGCGCGGTGCCGGCGCTCGATGCGCGTGACATCCTCGCGGCGGCGCACGGCATCGAGGACCTCGCCGACCTGCGCATCGAGGAGTGGGGCCGCTTTCCCGGGCCCCACATGGATGCGGAGCGGATGTGGGCGCTGCGTGCGCGGCTGCTCGAGCTCGTGGACGACCCGGCGGTGGATGGCGTGGTCGTGACGCACGGGACGGACACGATCGAGGAGACAGCCTACCTGGTCGCGCGATCGGTCCTCACGGAGAAGCCCATCGTCTTCACCGGGGCGATGCGCAACCTGAGTGAGCTGGGCTGGGACGGACCGGCCAACCTGGTCGATGCCGTCCGCGTGGCCACGCACGCCGAGGCGCGGGGGTACGGGGTGCTGCTCGTGATGAACGGGCGCGCGTATTCCGCGGTGGACGTGACCAAGGCGCACACGCACGTGCTCGATGCCTTCGAGAGTCCGGGCCTCGGGCCCGTGGCCGAGGTGGACGACGAGGCGGTGATCTTCCGGCGCGCGCTGCCGGTGCAGCGTCCCGTGCTCACGCCGGACGCGCCGGCAACGCCGGTGGACATCGTGGGGGCGTGGGCCGGCGCGGATGGTCGCCTGCTGGACGCCGTCCTGCCGACGGCGCGCGGTGTCGTGATCGCAGCGCTCGGCCGCGGCAACCTGCCGATCCTGATGGCTGACGCCGTGGGGCGCTGGCGGGATGCCGGCAAGCCTGTCGTGATCACCAGCCGCACCGGGCGCGGGCGCGTGGGCCGCACGTACGGGTACCCCGGCGGCGGGAAGCGACTGGGCGAACTCGGGACGATCTTCGCCGGTGCGCAGCGTGCGACGCAGGCCCGGATCGACCTGATGCTCGCGCTGGGCGCGGGGTTGTCCGGCGACGCGCTGGCGGCGGTGTTCGCCGGCTCCTGA
- a CDS encoding CCA tRNA nucleotidyltransferase, producing MGEALIRPPSAVRDIAARLEGAGFETWCVGGAVRDALLGRADLDWDLATAALPGDVKRLFPRTVPVGIEHGTIGVFGSDGRLHEVTTFRADVETDGRHAVVRFGVSLEEDLARRDFTINAIAWSPARGELRDPFGGRADLQAGLVRAVGMPGDRMAEDRLRALRAIRFASRFGFAIDADTWAAIVASAPALGRLSVERVLQEWTKTLEQVRCPSVAFERWRAAGALRALVPALHDVDVRYFRAVDAVPLPATSAREERASLRRLVRLAVPFMALGGTGAQRALVALRASNQAVAFAGAVAAAWESFGPALAAHASSGNGVDAALRRTVSKIGRMRVAGTLRALAAVWAAGRAAGDPAPAPMAVRRLARQMLRVAFRDPVAISDLAVTGTDLQEAGIGAGPRMGTILHGLLDLVLDDPALNTHGHLLAHARRMAGEG from the coding sequence GTGGGTGAGGCGCTCATCCGTCCGCCGTCCGCCGTGCGTGACATCGCCGCCAGGCTCGAAGGGGCCGGGTTCGAGACGTGGTGCGTGGGTGGCGCCGTCCGGGATGCCCTGCTGGGGCGAGCGGACCTCGACTGGGACCTGGCCACGGCCGCGCTGCCCGGCGACGTGAAGCGGCTCTTCCCGCGCACGGTGCCGGTGGGCATCGAGCACGGCACGATCGGCGTGTTCGGCAGCGACGGCCGGTTGCACGAGGTGACGACGTTCCGCGCCGACGTCGAGACCGATGGTCGGCACGCGGTGGTGCGCTTCGGCGTCTCGCTGGAGGAGGACCTGGCGCGCCGCGACTTCACGATCAACGCGATCGCCTGGTCACCGGCTCGCGGGGAGTTGCGCGATCCCTTCGGCGGGCGCGCCGACCTGCAGGCGGGGCTCGTGCGTGCCGTGGGCATGCCCGGAGACCGCATGGCGGAGGATCGCCTGCGCGCGCTGCGCGCCATCCGCTTCGCCTCGCGCTTCGGGTTCGCGATCGATGCCGATACGTGGGCGGCGATCGTGGCCAGCGCCCCGGCGCTCGGTCGCCTGTCGGTGGAACGGGTGCTGCAGGAGTGGACCAAGACGCTGGAGCAGGTGCGCTGTCCCTCGGTCGCCTTCGAACGCTGGCGTGCCGCGGGCGCCCTGCGGGCGTTGGTGCCGGCACTGCACGACGTGGACGTGCGGTACTTCCGCGCCGTGGATGCGGTCCCGCTGCCGGCGACATCGGCGCGTGAGGAACGCGCCTCGCTGCGCCGCCTGGTGCGCCTCGCGGTGCCGTTCATGGCGCTCGGCGGCACGGGTGCGCAACGGGCGCTGGTGGCGCTGCGTGCGTCCAACCAGGCGGTCGCGTTCGCCGGTGCCGTCGCTGCGGCCTGGGAGTCGTTCGGGCCGGCGCTGGCGGCGCACGCCTCGAGCGGCAACGGTGTGGACGCCGCGCTGCGGCGGACAGTGTCGAAGATCGGCCGGATGCGCGTGGCGGGCACGCTGCGCGCGCTGGCGGCGGTCTGGGCGGCCGGCAGGGCGGCGGGCGATCCGGCGCCGGCGCCGATGGCCGTGCGGCGACTGGCGCGCCAGATGCTCAGGGTCGCATTCCGGGATCCGGTCGCGATCAGCGACCTGGCCGTCACGGGCACCGACCTGCAGGAGGCCGGCATCGGGGCCGGTCCACGGATGGGAACTATCTTGCACGGGCTGCTGGACCTGGTGCTGGATGATCCTGCACTGAACACGCACGGACACCTGCTGGCGCACGCACGCCGCATGGCAGGGGAGGGATGA
- a CDS encoding replication-associated recombination protein A, with translation MARRGSSSAPPPGLFSETVATAPLAHRLRPRTLDEYVGQRQLFTPGTPVFDAIEKGVLGSMILWGPPGTGKTTLARLVAQRVGWNFEPFSAVSDGVPRLRVIAEQARQRLLAGGGRTLLFVDEIHRMNAAQQDALLPIVEDGTVTLIGATTEAPSFEINAALLSRARVVVLQPLADADLRALLDRALRDTDRGLGARRLAADGETLDALARWADGDARRALGTLEAAAAALDDGGVLTVELLERALQQRLPRHDKSGEQHFDLLSAYHKSLRGSDVQGALYWMARMINAGEDPMTLFRRAMAMAAEDIGVADPRALQMAVAARDAFHMLGAPEGLIPLAEMTIYLATAPKSNRVKVALDAALASARETPNAPVPMQLRNAPTRLHASLGYGAAYEYAHAQPGGVPAHSHLPDEVAGATFYEPSPLGYEKEIAKRLDWWAARIAERTGTGGGPADAAGGPVAG, from the coding sequence ATGGCGCGTCGCGGCAGCAGCAGCGCACCGCCACCGGGACTCTTCAGCGAGACCGTGGCGACGGCGCCGCTGGCGCATCGGCTGCGCCCGCGCACGCTCGACGAGTACGTGGGGCAGCGCCAGCTCTTCACGCCGGGCACGCCGGTGTTCGACGCGATCGAGAAGGGCGTGCTCGGCTCGATGATCCTCTGGGGGCCGCCCGGCACCGGGAAGACGACGCTGGCGCGGCTGGTGGCCCAGCGGGTGGGCTGGAATTTCGAGCCGTTCAGTGCGGTGAGTGACGGCGTGCCACGGCTGCGCGTGATTGCGGAGCAGGCGCGGCAGCGGCTGCTGGCTGGTGGCGGGCGCACGCTGCTGTTCGTGGACGAGATCCATCGCATGAACGCCGCACAGCAGGACGCGCTGCTGCCGATCGTGGAGGACGGCACCGTCACGCTCATCGGCGCGACGACCGAGGCGCCGAGCTTCGAGATCAATGCCGCGCTGCTGAGTCGTGCGCGGGTGGTGGTGTTGCAGCCGCTGGCGGACGCGGACTTGCGCGCGCTGCTCGATCGCGCGTTGCGTGACACCGATCGCGGGCTGGGCGCGCGCAGGCTGGCGGCCGACGGGGAGACGCTCGACGCGCTGGCCCGCTGGGCCGATGGCGACGCGCGGCGCGCCCTTGGCACGCTGGAGGCGGCGGCCGCGGCGCTGGACGACGGCGGGGTGCTCACCGTCGAGCTGCTGGAACGTGCGCTGCAGCAGCGGTTGCCACGGCACGACAAGAGTGGCGAGCAGCACTTCGACCTGCTGTCGGCGTACCACAAGTCGCTGCGCGGCAGCGACGTGCAGGGGGCGCTGTACTGGATGGCGCGCATGATCAACGCCGGCGAGGACCCGATGACGCTCTTCCGCCGTGCGATGGCGATGGCGGCGGAGGACATCGGGGTGGCCGACCCGCGGGCGTTGCAGATGGCCGTGGCGGCGCGCGATGCCTTCCACATGCTGGGGGCACCCGAGGGGCTCATCCCGCTCGCCGAGATGACGATCTACCTCGCCACGGCGCCGAAGTCGAACCGCGTGAAGGTGGCGCTGGATGCGGCGCTGGCGAGTGCGCGGGAGACGCCGAACGCGCCGGTGCCGATGCAGCTGCGCAACGCGCCGACCCGGCTGCACGCGTCGCTGGGCTACGGTGCCGCGTACGAGTACGCCCATGCGCAGCCGGGCGGTGTACCAGCGCACTCGCACCTCCCTGACGAGGTGGCGGGGGCCACGTTCTACGAGCCATCGCCGCTTGGCTACGAGAAGGAGATCGCGAAGCGGCTCGACTGGTGGGCGGCGCGCATCGCGGAGCGGACCGGCACCGGCGGCGGGCCTGCCGACGCGGCCGGTGGGCCGGTGGCAGGGTGA
- a CDS encoding LEA type 2 family protein, which translates to MQVPEIRRRAVCLAVVLAAAVSGCATAARAIFTQPDVGFRGVGVRSIGLDGADLEVLLNIYNPNGYSLGASQLQYRLLVDSVEIGSGAIDSGFSVKERDSMVVRLPVRVGFRALQTVGPRLLRGGEIPYRLMGAVSLKSFAGTFSRQFNEAGRFDAARTFRP; encoded by the coding sequence ATGCAGGTGCCCGAGATCCGTCGTCGTGCCGTGTGCCTGGCCGTGGTGCTGGCCGCCGCCGTGAGCGGTTGCGCGACCGCGGCGCGCGCGATCTTCACGCAGCCCGACGTGGGCTTCCGCGGGGTGGGTGTGCGATCGATCGGGTTGGATGGCGCCGACCTCGAGGTCCTGCTGAACATCTACAACCCGAACGGCTACTCGCTTGGCGCGTCGCAGCTGCAGTACCGCCTGCTGGTGGACAGTGTCGAGATCGGTTCGGGGGCGATCGACAGCGGATTCTCGGTGAAGGAGCGGGACTCGATGGTGGTGCGGCTGCCGGTGCGCGTGGGGTTCCGGGCGCTGCAGACGGTGGGCCCGAGGCTGCTGCGCGGCGGTGAGATCCCGTACCGGCTGATGGGTGCCGTTAGCTTGAAGTCATTCGCCGGCACGTTCAGCCGCCAGTTCAACGAGGCGGGACGATTCGATGCCGCCAGGACCTTCCGACCATGA
- the hflX gene encoding GTPase HflX, translating into MGAPRKRTAARHQVDEHLAELARLADTAGAEICGTLTQQIDRPHVGTYLGSGKLDELRERVNELGATLVVFDDELSPTQGKNIESIVGTRVMDRAELILDIFATRARSSEARMQVELAQLNYMLPRLTRMWTHLEKFRGGIGMRGPGETQLETDRRLIGHRIRVLRERLQDVTRHRATVRAHREGAFRVSLVGYTNAGKSSILRSLSGSADVYVEDRLFATLDPLTRDVDLGEGYHCLLTDTVGFIRKLPHHLVASFRATLDEVREADLLLHVIDASHPSWEEHRLVVDEVLTELGAIDTPLVHVFNKMDLLTPEVDEAVRTRVGNLIPGSIFVSAEAPGALEPLRERLRAGVRAVRPIVRVRVPVADGRLLSTLYRQGEVLEQAADGEDLLVRVRVDAVLRGRLERDGVLVRS; encoded by the coding sequence GTGGGTGCCCCGCGCAAGCGCACGGCGGCTCGGCACCAGGTGGATGAACACCTCGCCGAGCTGGCGCGGCTGGCGGACACCGCCGGAGCCGAGATCTGCGGCACGCTCACGCAGCAGATCGACCGGCCGCACGTGGGCACCTACCTCGGCTCGGGCAAGCTCGACGAGTTGCGCGAGCGCGTGAACGAGCTGGGGGCGACGCTGGTGGTCTTCGACGACGAGCTCAGTCCCACGCAGGGCAAGAACATCGAGAGTATCGTGGGCACGCGGGTCATGGATCGCGCGGAGCTGATCCTCGACATCTTCGCGACGCGGGCGCGCAGCAGCGAGGCGCGGATGCAGGTGGAGCTGGCGCAGCTCAACTACATGCTGCCGCGGCTGACGCGGATGTGGACGCACCTGGAGAAGTTCCGTGGCGGCATCGGCATGCGGGGCCCGGGTGAGACGCAGCTCGAGACGGACCGTCGCCTGATCGGCCACCGCATCCGCGTGCTGCGCGAGCGGCTGCAGGACGTGACGCGGCACCGGGCCACGGTGCGTGCGCACCGCGAGGGGGCGTTCCGCGTGTCGCTGGTGGGATACACGAACGCGGGCAAGAGCTCGATCCTGCGCTCGCTGAGCGGCTCGGCGGATGTGTATGTCGAGGATCGCCTGTTCGCGACGCTCGACCCGCTCACGCGCGACGTGGACCTCGGTGAGGGGTACCATTGCCTGCTCACAGACACCGTCGGGTTCATCCGGAAGCTGCCCCACCACCTGGTGGCGAGCTTCCGGGCGACGCTCGACGAGGTGCGGGAGGCCGACCTGCTGCTGCACGTGATCGATGCCAGCCACCCGAGCTGGGAGGAACACCGCCTGGTGGTGGACGAGGTGCTCACGGAGCTCGGTGCGATCGACACGCCGCTGGTGCACGTCTTCAACAAGATGGACCTGCTCACTCCCGAGGTGGACGAGGCGGTGCGGACGCGGGTGGGGAACCTGATCCCCGGCTCGATCTTCGTGTCGGCCGAGGCACCGGGCGCCCTCGAGCCGCTGCGTGAGCGGTTGCGTGCCGGCGTGCGCGCGGTGCGCCCGATCGTGCGGGTGCGGGTGCCGGTGGCCGACGGCCGGCTGCTCTCCACGCTCTACCGCCAGGGCGAGGTGCTGGAGCAGGCCGCAGATGGCGAGGACCTGCTCGTGCGGGTGCGGGTGGATGCCGTGCTGCGCGGCCGGCTGGAGCGCGACGGGGTGCTGGTGCGGTCGTGA
- the gmd gene encoding GDP-mannose 4,6-dehydratase has product MSPRKALITGITGQDGSYLAEFLLGKGYEVHGIVRRASTFNTERIDPLYELPNISSGSHLQLHYGDLGDSSSLQRVLAAVMPDEVYNLGAQSHVRVSFDVPEYTTDVTGTGTLRLLEAMRSLGIKPKFYQASSSEQYGLVQQVPQTEATPFYPRSPYGCAKVYAHMLTVNYRESYGFPASCGILFNHESPRRGENFVTRKITRGLTRIKVGIQQTLALGNLDAQRDWGFAGDYVEAMWLMLQQDVADDFVIATGETHSVQEFLDEAAAYLDLDWRAVVTQNPRHLRPAEVDLLLGDASKARRVLGWEPKVTFRGLVQLMCDADLALAQREAR; this is encoded by the coding sequence ATGTCTCCTCGCAAGGCGCTGATCACAGGCATCACCGGGCAGGACGGCTCGTACCTCGCGGAATTCCTGCTCGGCAAGGGATACGAGGTCCACGGCATCGTCCGGCGCGCGAGCACGTTCAACACCGAGCGGATCGACCCGCTGTATGAGCTGCCGAACATCTCGTCGGGCTCGCACCTGCAGCTGCACTACGGTGACCTCGGCGACTCGTCGTCGCTGCAGCGGGTGCTGGCGGCGGTGATGCCGGATGAGGTGTACAACCTCGGGGCCCAGAGCCACGTGCGCGTGAGCTTCGACGTGCCGGAGTACACCACCGACGTCACCGGGACCGGGACGCTTCGGCTGCTGGAGGCGATGCGCAGCCTGGGGATCAAGCCGAAGTTCTACCAGGCGAGTTCGAGCGAGCAGTACGGGCTGGTGCAGCAGGTGCCGCAGACCGAGGCCACGCCGTTCTACCCGCGGTCGCCATACGGCTGCGCCAAGGTGTACGCGCACATGCTGACGGTGAACTATCGCGAGAGCTACGGCTTCCCGGCGAGCTGCGGCATCCTGTTCAACCACGAGAGCCCGCGGCGGGGCGAGAACTTCGTGACGCGCAAGATCACGCGCGGCCTGACCCGCATCAAGGTCGGCATCCAGCAGACGCTGGCGCTCGGCAACCTCGATGCGCAGCGCGACTGGGGCTTCGCGGGCGACTACGTGGAGGCGATGTGGCTCATGTTGCAGCAGGACGTGGCGGATGACTTCGTGATCGCCACCGGCGAGACGCACAGCGTGCAGGAGTTCCTCGACGAGGCGGCCGCGTACCTCGACCTCGACTGGCGGGCGGTGGTGACGCAGAACCCGCGGCACCTGCGGCCCGCCGAGGTGGACCTGCTGCTGGGTGACGCCTCGAAGGCGCGGCGCGTCCTCGGCTGGGAGCCGAAGGTCACCTTCCGTGGCCTCGTCCAGCTGATGTGCGACGCCGACCTGGCCCTGGCCCAGCGCGAAGCGCGCTAG
- a CDS encoding NAD-dependent epimerase gives MTRILLTGAAGFIGSHVAITLLERGDEVTGIDNLNDYYDPTLKEARLARLTGRPGFTFRRLDVADRPGMEALFREGRFDKVIHLAAQAGVRYSLENPHAYIDSNIVGFTNVLEGCRHNGVQHLTYASSSSVYGANTAMPFSVHQNVDHPLSLYAATKKANELMAHTYSHLYRLPTTGLRFFTVYGPWGRPDMAMFLFAKAILSGRPIDVYNHGQMRRDFTYIDDIAEGVVRTNDRTAPVNEAWDGAAPDPGTSAAPYRLYNIGNHNPCELLYLIETLEKALGRPAIRNMMPMQMGDVPATYADVQDLTRDTGFTPATPIETGVERFVRWYRDYYKV, from the coding sequence ATGACCCGCATCCTGCTCACCGGCGCTGCCGGCTTCATCGGCTCCCACGTCGCCATCACGCTGCTCGAGCGTGGCGACGAGGTGACCGGCATCGACAACCTGAACGACTACTACGACCCGACGTTGAAGGAGGCCCGGCTGGCCCGCCTGACGGGGCGCCCGGGCTTCACGTTCCGCCGGCTCGACGTGGCGGACCGGCCCGGGATGGAGGCGCTGTTCCGCGAGGGGCGGTTCGACAAGGTGATCCACCTCGCGGCGCAGGCCGGCGTGCGGTACTCGCTCGAGAACCCGCATGCGTACATCGACAGCAACATCGTCGGCTTCACGAACGTCCTCGAGGGGTGCCGGCACAACGGCGTGCAGCACCTGACGTACGCGTCGTCGTCGAGCGTGTATGGCGCGAACACCGCGATGCCGTTCAGCGTGCACCAGAACGTGGACCATCCGCTGTCACTGTACGCGGCCACGAAGAAGGCGAACGAGCTGATGGCGCACACCTACAGCCACCTGTACCGCCTGCCGACCACCGGGCTGCGCTTCTTCACCGTGTACGGCCCGTGGGGCCGCCCCGACATGGCGATGTTCCTGTTCGCGAAGGCGATCCTGTCGGGCCGGCCGATCGACGTGTACAACCACGGCCAGATGCGCCGTGACTTCACGTACATCGACGACATTGCCGAGGGCGTGGTGCGGACGAACGACCGGACCGCCCCGGTGAACGAGGCCTGGGATGGCGCGGCGCCCGACCCGGGCACCAGCGCGGCCCCCTACCGGCTGTACAACATCGGCAACCACAATCCCTGCGAGCTGCTGTACCTGATCGAGACGCTCGAGAAGGCGCTGGGGAGGCCGGCCATCCGGAACATGATGCCGATGCAGATGGGCGACGTGCCCGCGACCTACGCCGACGTGCAGGACCTGACGCGGGACACGGGGTTCACGCCGGCCACGCCGATCGAGACCGGCGTGGAGCGCTTCGTGCGCTGGTATCGCGACTACTACAAGGTCTGA
- a CDS encoding polysaccharide biosynthesis protein — protein sequence MSTTRTRVLGSADLIVSLAATLLAALARFERWPLPAPYDELLPKYAFAVCVIRFVIFYATGAYSQAWRYASVREAVLLFYTGVFTTALTVIGGRAVAAFTGTPVPWSVLLLDSLIFMGGAVCIRLVARARRQRAFGRARPAREGRMTLIVGAGSAGQLVAREMIKSDRTGMVAFGFLDDDYSLHGKRILGLPVLGHTSDMVEIAKAAKLDLVVIATPSAPGSFIRRIVHLAREAGVEARTVPGLDDLLSGRVSIAALRQVQIGDLLRRESVEVDLQGLQSMAAGRTILITGAGGSIGSELCRQIATLDPGHIILLGHGENSIFEIHAELRERFPDVRTVPIIADVKDAERIHRVFQDWRPFAVFHAAAHKHVPLMEDNVIEAVLNNVVGTRNVVTSALDSGVQHFVLISTDKAVRPANIMGATKRVAEMIVSHAAHTHQVHFMAVRFGNVLGSRGSVVPTFMRQIRNGGPITLTHPEMRRFFMTIPEATRLVLQAGAIGTGGEVFCLDMGEPVRIYDLALDLIRLSGLTEGEDIEIVFNGVRPGEKLYEELFFSGDEVLKTTHPKIMKARYQAPDLRVYMQIVQLIESAMRNASDSYLRRSLEEIVPDFDSPGRAVRAAPAGEAMERPTLAMGAARG from the coding sequence GTGTCCACGACGCGGACACGGGTGCTTGGGTCCGCCGACCTGATCGTGAGCCTCGCGGCGACCCTGCTGGCGGCGCTCGCACGTTTCGAACGCTGGCCGCTGCCGGCGCCCTACGATGAGCTGCTGCCGAAGTACGCGTTCGCGGTGTGTGTCATCCGCTTCGTGATCTTCTACGCCACCGGGGCCTACTCCCAGGCGTGGCGCTACGCCAGCGTTCGCGAGGCCGTCCTGCTCTTCTACACAGGCGTCTTCACCACCGCGCTCACCGTCATCGGTGGCCGCGCGGTTGCCGCGTTCACCGGCACGCCGGTGCCATGGTCGGTGCTGCTCCTCGATTCCCTGATCTTCATGGGAGGCGCGGTCTGCATCCGGCTCGTGGCGCGGGCACGGCGGCAGCGCGCGTTCGGCCGTGCACGACCGGCGCGCGAGGGCCGGATGACCCTCATCGTGGGTGCCGGCTCTGCGGGCCAGCTGGTGGCGCGCGAGATGATCAAGAGCGACCGGACCGGCATGGTGGCCTTCGGCTTCCTCGACGACGACTACTCGCTGCACGGCAAGCGGATCCTCGGCCTGCCCGTGCTCGGGCACACCAGCGACATGGTGGAGATCGCCAAGGCCGCGAAGCTCGACCTGGTGGTGATCGCCACGCCGTCGGCGCCGGGGTCGTTCATCCGCCGCATCGTCCACCTCGCCCGTGAAGCCGGGGTCGAGGCGCGCACGGTGCCGGGACTCGACGACCTGCTCAGCGGCCGCGTCTCCATCGCCGCCCTGCGACAGGTGCAGATCGGTGACCTGCTCCGCCGGGAGTCGGTCGAGGTGGACCTGCAGGGCCTGCAGTCGATGGCCGCGGGCCGCACCATCCTGATCACGGGTGCCGGTGGCTCGATCGGCAGCGAACTCTGCCGGCAGATCGCCACGCTCGACCCGGGCCACATCATCCTGCTGGGCCACGGCGAGAACTCGATCTTCGAGATCCACGCCGAGCTCCGTGAGCGCTTCCCCGATGTGCGCACGGTGCCGATCATCGCGGACGTGAAGGACGCCGAGCGGATCCACCGCGTCTTCCAGGACTGGCGGCCGTTTGCCGTCTTCCATGCGGCGGCGCACAAGCACGTGCCGCTGATGGAGGACAACGTCATCGAGGCGGTGCTGAACAACGTCGTCGGCACCCGCAACGTGGTGACCAGCGCGCTCGACTCCGGGGTGCAGCACTTCGTGCTGATCTCGACCGACAAGGCGGTGCGCCCGGCCAACATCATGGGTGCCACCAAGCGGGTCGCCGAGATGATCGTCTCCCATGCCGCGCACACGCACCAGGTGCACTTCATGGCGGTGCGCTTCGGCAACGTGCTCGGGAGCCGCGGCAGCGTGGTGCCCACCTTCATGCGCCAGATCCGCAACGGCGGGCCGATCACGCTCACGCACCCGGAGATGCGCCGGTTCTTCATGACGATACCCGAGGCCACGCGGCTGGTGCTGCAAGCCGGCGCGATCGGCACCGGTGGCGAGGTCTTCTGCCTCGACATGGGTGAGCCCGTGCGCATCTACGACCTCGCACTCGACCTGATCCGGCTCTCCGGCCTGACCGAGGGCGAGGACATCGAGATCGTCTTCAACGGGGTGCGCCCGGGCGAGAAGCTCTACGAGGAGCTGTTCTTCTCCGGCGACGAGGTGCTCAAGACCACGCACCCGAAGATCATGAAGGCGCGCTACCAGGCACCCGACCTGCGCGTCTACATGCAGATCGTCCAGCTCATCGAGTCCGCCATGCGCAACGCCAGCGACTCGTACCTGCGCCGCAGCCTCGAGGAGATCGTGCCGGACTTCGACTCCCCGGGTCGTGCGGTCCGCGCAGCGCCGGCGGGAGAGGCGATGGAACGCCCCACGCTGGCCATGGGCGCCGCGCGGGGCTGA